In Kitasatospora sp. NA04385, a single genomic region encodes these proteins:
- a CDS encoding GNAT family N-acetyltransferase — MVDPAPLPWPPAPIRTARLVLREPAARDRAAIVELFTSPEVGRHIGGARLREEFERTLPAVPAGRPGLLVVELDGAMIGLVTLDPHGSDRLEHLHPGGGARELGYLFLPHAWGRGHATEACAAALDWLAAAAPGTPVALTTRTANAASRRVAERLGFTEVARFEEYGAEQWLGVRLPG, encoded by the coding sequence ATGGTCGACCCCGCGCCGCTGCCCTGGCCTCCCGCCCCGATCCGGACCGCCCGCCTGGTGCTGCGCGAACCGGCGGCCCGGGACCGGGCGGCGATCGTCGAGCTGTTCACCTCCCCCGAGGTCGGCCGGCACATCGGCGGCGCCCGCCTGCGCGAGGAGTTCGAGCGGACGCTGCCCGCGGTGCCCGCGGGCCGCCCCGGGCTGCTGGTGGTCGAGCTGGACGGGGCGATGATCGGCCTCGTCACGCTCGACCCGCACGGCTCCGACCGCCTGGAGCACCTGCACCCCGGCGGCGGGGCGCGCGAGCTCGGCTACCTGTTCCTGCCGCACGCCTGGGGCCGCGGCCACGCCACCGAGGCGTGCGCCGCCGCCCTCGACTGGCTGGCCGCGGCGGCGCCCGGCACGCCCGTCGCGCTGACCACCCGGACCGCCAACGCCGCCTCGCGGCGGGTCGCCGAGCGGCTCGGCTTCACCGAGGTCGCCCGCTTCGAGGAGTACGGCGCCGAGCAGTGGCTCGGCGTCCGCCTGCCGGGGTGA
- a CDS encoding NUDIX domain-containing protein: protein MPTPQFILDLREHIGHDPLWLSGITAVVVEDGRILLNRRSDTGRWALLHGIVEPGEQPADTVVREVREETGVTVLPERITSVHTLPAFACANGDRVQYLDIAFRCRPLAGEAVVNDDESLAVAWFPLDDLPPLAPNDTLLLAKALADHPSPWFALG from the coding sequence ATGCCCACGCCGCAATTCATCCTGGACCTGCGCGAACACATCGGCCACGACCCGCTGTGGCTGTCCGGCATCACCGCCGTGGTGGTCGAGGACGGCCGGATCCTGCTCAACCGCCGCTCCGACACCGGCCGTTGGGCCCTGCTGCACGGCATCGTGGAGCCCGGCGAGCAGCCCGCCGACACCGTCGTGCGGGAGGTGCGGGAGGAGACCGGCGTCACCGTCCTGCCCGAGCGGATCACCAGCGTCCACACCCTGCCCGCCTTCGCCTGCGCCAACGGCGACCGGGTGCAGTACCTGGACATCGCCTTCCGCTGCCGCCCGCTGGCCGGCGAGGCCGTGGTCAACGACGACGAGTCGCTCGCCGTCGCCTGGTTCCCGCTGGACGACCTGCCGCCGCTGGCGCCCAACGACACCCTGCTGCTGGCGAAGGCGCTCGCCGACCACCCCTCGCCCTGGTTCGCCCTGGGCTGA
- a CDS encoding GNAT family N-acetyltransferase: protein MTAATADLAAFLRAQGLDPYGLEEPGTLLWTVRDAAGPTASAALEPAGSAALLRSVAVRPDRRGHGTARRLVEDVLAEAAAGGVRSVYLFSTDAGAFWRRLGFRQVPVPEAAAALTAAPQVRQYLADGSLAVEVAWRRDLDAG from the coding sequence ATGACCGCCGCCACCGCCGACCTCGCCGCCTTCCTGCGCGCCCAGGGCCTCGATCCGTACGGCCTGGAGGAGCCCGGCACGCTGCTGTGGACCGTCCGGGACGCCGCCGGGCCGACGGCCAGCGCGGCGCTGGAGCCCGCGGGGTCGGCCGCGCTGCTGCGCAGTGTCGCCGTGCGCCCGGACCGGCGCGGGCACGGCACGGCGCGCCGCCTGGTGGAGGACGTCCTCGCCGAGGCCGCCGCCGGGGGCGTCCGCAGCGTCTACCTGTTCTCCACCGACGCGGGCGCGTTCTGGCGGCGGCTGGGCTTCCGCCAGGTGCCCGTCCCGGAGGCCGCGGCCGCGCTGACCGCCGCCCCGCAGGTCCGCCAGTACCTCGCGGACGGTTCGCTGGCCGTCGAGGTCGCCTGGCGCCGGGACCTCGACGCCGGCTGA
- a CDS encoding CehA/McbA family metallohydrolase — translation MDYPPTRLPGRGPGWYRGDLHVHSVHSDGELTPAELAVAARAVGLDFLATTEHNAAAAPGRWGEVGGDDLLVLLGEEVTTGTGHWLALGLEPGRLADWRHRLGEAAFDEALRAVRAAGGLCVAAHPHAPYPGGELMYPLESFDAVEVWNGQWSSALPWNADNEAALAEWGRRLGAGVRSGRPQPAVGSSDTHLPGQLGVPQTVVHAEELSVPAVLAAVRAGRSWIAGTAAVQLEFTAEAAGRTAGIGERLATGGRPVDLAVRLSGVPDGSTVHFRTEAGRAHRAPADELVRWSTDAGRTGFVRVEVRGPDGRAVALTNPVLLA, via the coding sequence ATGGACTATCCGCCGACCCGGCTGCCCGGGCGCGGCCCCGGCTGGTACCGGGGCGACCTGCACGTGCACTCGGTGCACTCCGACGGCGAGCTCACCCCCGCCGAGCTGGCCGTCGCGGCCCGCGCCGTCGGGCTCGACTTCCTCGCCACCACCGAGCACAACGCGGCCGCCGCGCCCGGACGGTGGGGCGAGGTGGGCGGCGACGACCTGCTGGTGCTGCTCGGCGAGGAGGTCACCACCGGCACCGGCCACTGGCTGGCGCTCGGCCTGGAGCCGGGCCGACTCGCCGACTGGCGGCACCGGCTGGGCGAAGCGGCCTTCGACGAGGCGCTGCGCGCGGTGCGGGCCGCGGGCGGCCTGTGCGTCGCCGCCCACCCCCACGCGCCGTACCCGGGCGGGGAGTTGATGTACCCGCTGGAGTCCTTCGACGCCGTCGAGGTGTGGAACGGGCAGTGGTCCTCCGCGCTGCCGTGGAACGCCGACAACGAGGCCGCGCTCGCCGAGTGGGGCCGCCGCCTCGGCGCGGGCGTCCGCAGCGGCCGCCCGCAGCCCGCCGTCGGCAGCAGTGACACCCACCTGCCCGGCCAGCTCGGCGTCCCGCAGACCGTGGTGCACGCCGAGGAGCTGAGCGTCCCGGCGGTGCTCGCCGCCGTCCGGGCCGGGCGCAGCTGGATCGCCGGAACCGCCGCCGTGCAGCTGGAGTTCACCGCCGAGGCGGCCGGGCGCACCGCGGGCATCGGCGAACGCCTGGCCACCGGCGGCCGCCCGGTCGACCTGGCGGTGCGGCTGTCCGGCGTCCCCGACGGCAGCACGGTGCACTTCCGCACCGAAGCGGGCCGGGCGCACCGGGCCCCGGCCGACGAGCTGGTGCGCTGGAGCACGGACGCCGGGCGGACCGGGTTCGTCCGGGTCGAGGTGCGCGGCCCGGACGGGCGGGCGGTGGCGCTCACCAACCCCGTCCTGCTGGCCTGA
- a CDS encoding cation:proton antiporter — MTSEQILIGAGLTLVLAVASQLLASRLRVPAIIVLLPVGFAAGAVTDDVHPDRLLGPAFSPLVSLAVAVILYDAGLGLDLRKLTGHARQVVVRLVWVGVLVTAPATAFAAAPLLGVSGRAAAMLGAVLVVSGPTVVGPLLNFVRPNERVQRILVWEGSLIDPIGGILGALVFHALVSEQHREFGRGLLRFASSTGLGLLGGAVGAALLWLLLVRARLNEVLGTNAQLAVVVGIAAVCDALRDDTGLIAAVVMGVVVATAPVFDLPARRTFLETLVALIVGVLFVSISSTVTWASVRPVLLPALGLAAVLVLVVRPVVAALSTVRTDLDEGERAFLGWMAPRGIVAASTAATFSTGLAAAGIGGADRILPTTFLVIVSTVTLYGLTAVPVSRLLRVARPARSRPLLVGGEPWTVELATVLRSAGLDVLLWAGRDEQRARISAAGLELADGELLATASGEGAEQEGVTAVYLLTAEDEFNALAAAVLREESELPVFRLPAAAPGPGAVGDTPAAMVLPAALTGPELARRHAAGARLLRRPADGELPPGHDLLFTLDRSGHLRPATLHGEPAHPAQVTERIVLGPA; from the coding sequence ATGACCTCTGAGCAGATCCTGATCGGGGCCGGCCTGACCCTGGTGCTGGCCGTCGCCTCCCAGCTGCTGGCCTCCCGGCTGCGCGTCCCGGCGATCATCGTGCTGCTGCCGGTGGGCTTCGCGGCCGGGGCGGTCACCGACGACGTCCACCCGGACCGGCTGCTGGGCCCGGCCTTCTCCCCGCTGGTCTCGCTCGCCGTCGCGGTCATCCTGTACGACGCCGGGCTCGGCCTGGACCTGCGCAAGCTGACCGGCCACGCCCGGCAGGTGGTGGTGCGGCTGGTGTGGGTCGGCGTCCTGGTGACCGCCCCGGCCACCGCGTTCGCGGCCGCCCCGCTGCTCGGCGTCTCGGGCCGGGCGGCGGCGATGCTCGGCGCGGTCCTGGTGGTGTCCGGGCCGACCGTGGTGGGGCCGCTGCTGAACTTCGTCCGGCCGAACGAGCGGGTGCAGCGCATCCTGGTCTGGGAGGGCTCGCTGATCGACCCGATCGGCGGCATCCTCGGCGCGCTGGTCTTCCACGCCCTGGTCAGCGAGCAGCACCGGGAGTTCGGCCGGGGTCTGCTGCGGTTCGCCTCCAGCACGGGCCTGGGCCTGCTCGGCGGCGCGGTCGGCGCGGCCCTGCTGTGGCTGCTGCTGGTCCGGGCCCGGCTGAACGAAGTGCTGGGCACCAACGCCCAGTTGGCGGTGGTGGTGGGCATCGCCGCGGTCTGCGACGCGCTGCGCGACGACACCGGGCTGATCGCCGCGGTGGTGATGGGCGTGGTGGTCGCCACCGCCCCGGTCTTCGACCTGCCCGCCCGGCGGACCTTCCTGGAGACGCTGGTGGCGCTGATCGTCGGCGTGCTGTTCGTGTCGATCTCCTCGACCGTCACCTGGGCGTCGGTGCGCCCGGTGCTGCTGCCCGCGCTCGGGCTGGCCGCGGTGCTGGTGCTCGTGGTGCGGCCGGTGGTGGCGGCGCTGTCCACGGTGCGCACCGACCTGGACGAGGGCGAGCGGGCGTTCCTGGGCTGGATGGCGCCGCGCGGCATCGTCGCCGCGTCCACCGCCGCGACCTTCTCCACCGGCCTGGCCGCGGCGGGCATCGGCGGCGCGGACCGGATCCTGCCGACCACCTTCCTGGTGATCGTCTCCACCGTCACGCTGTACGGCCTGACCGCCGTCCCGGTGTCCCGGCTGCTGCGGGTGGCCCGCCCGGCCCGCTCGCGCCCGCTGCTGGTCGGCGGCGAGCCCTGGACGGTCGAACTGGCCACCGTGCTGCGCTCGGCGGGCCTGGACGTGCTGCTGTGGGCCGGGCGCGACGAGCAGCGGGCGCGGATCTCCGCGGCCGGGCTGGAACTCGCCGACGGCGAGCTGCTGGCCACCGCGAGCGGCGAGGGCGCCGAGCAGGAGGGCGTCACCGCGGTGTACCTGCTGACCGCCGAGGACGAGTTCAACGCGCTCGCGGCGGCCGTGCTGCGCGAGGAGTCCGAGCTGCCGGTGTTCCGGCTGCCCGCCGCCGCGCCCGGGCCCGGCGCGGTCGGCGACACCCCCGCGGCGATGGTCCTCCCGGCCGCCCTGACCGGCCCCGAGCTGGCCCGCCGGCACGCCGCCGGGGCCCGGCTGCTGCGCCGCCCCGCCGACGGCGAACTCCCGCCCGGCCACGACCTGCTGTTCACCCTCGACCGGTCCGGGCACCTGCGCCCCGCGACGCTCCACGGCGAGCCGGCCCACCCCGCGCAGGTCACCGAGCGCATCGTCCTGGGCCCGGCCTGA
- a CDS encoding NAD(P)/FAD-dependent oxidoreductase encodes MSPRGSAAGDRGTAVVIGGGLAGCLAAWALHEVADRVVVVERDRYPDGADFRPGVPQAKHSHLLLEAGQRTIDELLPGALAELLAAGATRVPLSGGLRWLTAAGWLAPYPSDLAVLGCSRPLIDRVVLDRVRAAPNIEFRTGTEVTGLIGDRHHVTGVRVAGRGGRGEREAEVSAELVVDAAGRSTRAAQWLSLIGASVVPRERVDAGVSYATRFYHRPADAPADSALYLQSHAPDQGRFGVLLPVEGERWIVGIGGMRGFEPSIQPEEFEKQLGLLRDPGIAEAVTGAKPVGPARGFVPGPSVWRHYERSAPHGFLALGDASCTFNPVYGQGMTVAALGARALRGAVRKHGDLGHAAVRETREAIASVTRNPWQMAAGEDVRFAGTTGGPSGLQVKVQQRLLDRVLTRAVTDARVAAAFHQVAAMVEPPTLLFRPSVLGPVLFGG; translated from the coding sequence ATGAGTCCTAGGGGGAGCGCGGCCGGCGACCGCGGCACGGCAGTGGTGATCGGTGGCGGACTGGCCGGATGCCTGGCCGCCTGGGCGCTGCACGAGGTCGCGGACCGGGTCGTGGTGGTCGAACGCGACCGCTACCCGGACGGGGCCGACTTCCGCCCCGGCGTCCCGCAGGCCAAGCACAGCCACCTGCTGCTGGAGGCCGGCCAGCGCACCATCGACGAACTGCTGCCCGGCGCCCTCGCCGAACTCCTCGCGGCCGGCGCCACCCGCGTCCCGCTCTCCGGCGGCCTGCGCTGGCTCACCGCCGCCGGCTGGCTCGCCCCGTACCCGAGCGACCTCGCGGTGCTCGGCTGCAGCCGTCCGCTGATCGACCGGGTGGTGCTGGACCGCGTCCGCGCCGCACCGAACATCGAGTTCCGCACCGGCACCGAGGTCACCGGCCTGATCGGCGACCGGCACCACGTCACCGGCGTCCGGGTGGCCGGCCGGGGCGGGCGCGGCGAACGCGAGGCCGAGGTCTCCGCCGAACTGGTCGTCGACGCCGCCGGACGCTCCACCCGGGCCGCCCAGTGGCTCTCGCTGATCGGCGCGTCCGTCGTCCCCCGGGAGCGCGTCGACGCCGGCGTCTCCTACGCCACCCGCTTCTACCACCGCCCCGCCGACGCCCCCGCCGACTCCGCCCTCTACCTGCAGAGCCACGCCCCCGACCAGGGCCGCTTCGGCGTCCTGCTGCCCGTCGAGGGCGAGCGCTGGATCGTCGGCATCGGCGGCATGCGCGGCTTCGAACCCTCCATCCAGCCCGAGGAGTTCGAGAAGCAGCTCGGCCTGCTGCGCGACCCCGGCATCGCCGAGGCGGTCACCGGTGCCAAGCCCGTGGGCCCCGCCCGCGGCTTCGTCCCCGGGCCCAGCGTGTGGCGGCACTACGAGCGCTCCGCCCCGCACGGCTTCCTCGCCCTCGGCGACGCCTCCTGCACCTTCAACCCGGTCTACGGCCAGGGCATGACGGTGGCCGCCCTCGGCGCCCGCGCGCTGCGCGGGGCCGTCCGCAAGCACGGCGACCTCGGCCACGCCGCCGTCCGGGAGACCCGCGAGGCCATCGCCTCGGTCACCAGGAACCCCTGGCAGATGGCGGCCGGCGAGGACGTCCGGTTCGCCGGCACCACCGGCGGCCCCTCCGGACTCCAGGTCAAGGTCCAGCAGCGGTTGCTGGACCGGGTGCTGACCCGCGCCGTCACCGACGCCCGGGTCGCCGCCGCGTTCCACCAGGTCGCCGCCATGGTGGAACCGCCCACCCTGCTGTTCCGTCCCTCCGTGCTGGGACCGGTGCTGTTCGGCGGCTGA